The window CTTTGGCGCACGTCTCTCCACCACTGAAGAATTATCAAAAGAGCAATTCGAGGACATCAATGCAACAGTTCAAACGCTCGAAGAGAACCCCGCCGAGGCCCGCGTTTTAAAACAGCTTTTGGCCATTAATTTCACGATGTTTGTAGCCGAAATCATCATCGGATGGCTCGCGCAATCCACCGGTGTAATCGCTGATGCGATGGACATGTTTGCCGACTCCGCCGTTTACGGCGTAAGTCTTTACGCTGTTGGCAGGGCTCTTTCCACACAATACAAAGCGGCTCGCCTGAGCGGTTATCTCCAAGGAGCACTCGCTTTGTTTGCGCTTTTTGAAGTAGTTAGGCGATTCATTTTTGGCAGCGAGCCTTGGGCACAATATATGATGGTCATTTCTTTAATTGCGTTGATCGCAAACGTAACCTGCCTCTTTTTGATTTCAAAGCATCGTGGTGGGGGCATTCATATGAAGGCCAGTTGGATTTTTTCGACTAATGACGTTATCGCTAATTTGGGAGTTATTTCGGCTGGTGCAATGGTCTACTTTTTCAAATCGCCAATTCCAGATTTGATTGTCGGTTTTATCATAAGCATTGTTGTAGTCCGGGGAGCATGGGTAATTTTGAAAATATCTAAAGTCCCAACTTAAAAAGGTAAGCCACTCGGGGAGCTATGCTACTGAGGCGCATGGAGGTATCCCGGGTTTCACTGGGCGCGCCGCCTCGGCACCTTAAACTGATGTACTCATGTCCGGACGTCGTTGCCTATTTTAATACGTCTCTAGTTACTGGTATATATTTGATTGATGGAAAAGAATACTCTCGTACGAACTACTCGATCAGTGCCGAAGTTGAAAATATTGATTCAAGCGGCGACTGCGAAGATATTAAATAGCCACGTAAAAAACCTGTGCAATAAGATAGTGAGCAATAATAAGCAAACTCAAATTCATATTACCAATATGGACGGGCCCTCTGAGTGAGGCTTGGCCGCATGAGTTTCTCCCTACCTAAGTAACTATAAGGGAAGGACCTTGATCTCACCAAACGGATCATGGCTATTCACCATAAAGTGATGTCAAAGAGCCGGAGTATTCGAAGAATTTCGTCGTTCGACTCATTATAGTTCTTTGCTTTGGCTCATTTTTTCAATTTCGATATTTTTTTTAATACAATCCATTATCAAGTCAGTGGACCAGGCGTCCGAGTTAGCTGGGGGTTTTAATCCAAGCTTATTGAAATTCTCGGCAATATCCTCTACCGAAATTCCCGCATCCATATCCTCAGCCATTTTAGCTAACACCCACTGCTCAGTACTTTTTTTAATAGGCCGTCCCCGTTCTCGCATCCAACCGTAAGGCAGTGGTTCCGGCCGTTCATAGTATTTCGCTTCGGCTGCCGAACTCGCGCCCAGCTCAAAAACTTTTTTGACTCTTTTAAGGCTACACCCGATAAATTGAGCTGCTTCTTCAAGTGTGTTTTCTCGGTCTAAATACCACTTTATTTTCTCATAGGTAGCACCACGCTTACTATACTGAGGCCCCATATCAATTCGTATTTCGACTGATGGCCTCCCATCTTCGTCATAATGCACGCCGACGATGTGTGTTTCATGTTTTTCGCTATTTCTGCGGTTAAGCTTCTTCGGTGGATCGAGAGGAAAAGATTTGGGTACTCGCTTTCCTGATCGTCGTATTTTTTCTATTCGGCGCCGATCAGCTAATCCCCAATCGACTATTTCACTTTTTAGAGTTTGCTGATACTGAGCGATCTCATCTAAAGATGGACGGAACCCTGGTTCTTTTTCATTTTTAGCAATCCAGCTTCGAAGAATTTTAGAACTATCTTTTTCAAATTTCACTGAAAACCCTCAATCGAGTTGGGAGCGTCCGATTGAACTTCGGATAATAGAGTAGGAATTCTTTTATCACACAAAAAAGTGAAGGAAGAGTATGACTCTCGGTAGCGCCGCGTCGTCACCGGCGAATGAGCCTATTCTCTTGAAATTAAGAATTAATGTTAACTTTAGTACATGACGTTGTGCCGAAAATTAATCCAGTCAATTTGCCAGAAGCGTCGTAGCTGAGAGGCTCCCTTATCACGATCCTGCTGACACACACCCTACTTTCGAAGAGGACAAATGTCTGGATCGTTTGAACTGTCCATATATCATACGATGCAGGTCAAATTTGAAGATGGCTCGATTGGAGTCGGCTGATAAGCTGCAAAAAAAAGGGATTCTTTCGAATCCCCTTTTTATCTCTAATATTTACTTTTTTAACTGAATCTTCAGCAATTCAGCTGCACGAGCCGCTACGTCGCAATACTCGGAATCACCATACTCACCGCAGACCGTTTCGGTAGCGAACTTCACATCGCCTAGACAAGGCAATGCTACGGAGTTCAAGTCACCCTTGGACTTTGTGAGTTGGTTCGAACACTTAAATGCCCATGCCGAATCTTTTGCCGGCAATGGTTGCTCGAAGTTCCACCCAGCAAAGAACGCAGGTTGTTTTGCGCTAATCACATCTTGCTCTATTGAACGTGCAACAATTTGTCTTCCCGGATCGTTGCTACTGTAAATCAGACTGTCAGACATATAATCTTGCCAGTACTTGGATTTAGACCACGCAATACTCTCTAGTATCTGATCAACTGACAACGGCGCGATAGAGGCATTTTGAGCTTTCTGATCTCCGATAATGCCTGGATCATTCGCCGCTTGGCTTTGCTGTGAACTAAACGCCATCAAAATATAGACCACAAATGCAAAAACCGGCAATGTAAGGTCGTAGAATTTATGTCTTCTAAATGTAAGCCCTTCGGTCTCACCTTTCTTATTATTTTCTTGAACCACTCTCTTAACGTAAAATTTAATATCTTGTAGACACTTTTTAATATGCATAGTTTGCTCCTCGGTAAAATAACCATCCTCTGAAAAATAAGCGTTAGTTTTCCAAAATTCTTTATCCCCAGCCATTGTTTTCATAAGCTTAAATATTCTTATGTCTTTATCGGACTCGAACTCCTCGTCATAGGGATGATCCGTAAAGTTGACGTAGTTCTTTGGAAACTTTGAAAAATAACTGTTGTTCTCCAACGCTTCTACAAGTCCTACCTGAATAAAACGATGGATAGTCTCCTCTGCTGAACCGACTTCCGGTTCAGGCTCTTTCTCGGTTATCTCTATTATTGTCATTGGTTTGATTCGCGTTAAATTAAATATTTTTAGCGAATAGTCATCGGCTGTGATTTCTACGACCTGATCTGCGGTCAATCTCACACAAGGAATATCTCGTGGATCGTCTGATGGTTTTTCAGGATACACCTTACGGCCTAATCCTTCGTGCCCAGAGACTAGCTCAATATCTACTTTTTCTTTTTCCCCAACATTCATACACCCTCCTATTTACCCCTTCGCAGATGAATCAATCCTCAATCTGCAATTCACTCAAGTTACGCTTCAGTTCGCGATATTTTTTCTTAACTTCTCCTTTTGACTTTTTAACTTTAATAAAAAGATCGGCTTTAAGAATATCTATTACTCTCTTCTTTTTCGAATTCGGCAATAATCCAAGCGCTTCCACGATAGATTCTTCTACATCACCCGCGAATACTGGCACTCTATATATAAGAGCATTCATATTAACTCGGAAAACTTGTGCGATTTTCGCAAGCTCAATTGCAGATATTTCACGCACGCACCCTTCAATTTTTGCAATAACTGAACGCTCTAAATGTGCTTTTTTCGCTAGATCTTCTTGTGTAAGTTTTTTTGACTTTCTCAACTCACGAATTTTGCTAGCAATTGTTTTTCTTTGTTCATTCATATTTAGTCATTTAGCGATATTCGCAAATTTAGGACAATAAAAAATGTTGGATAAGTATTCTTTACTCGAATACAAACTCGTTTCTACAGCAAATTTACCTGTAGAACTGATGAATAACGATTATAAAATGTGCGATATTCGCACGATGGAAAACAAACCTATGTATTACGGTAGCTTAGTCGAGACCAACTTTTATACAGGGAAAATATACATATTTTCTCATTTTATAGACACCATTCCGAGAAATTGGACTGATACAAAGGATAGGAAAGACATTATGAATAATACAGCTAATTTAAAACTAATAAAGATGACCAATCAATATGAGCACAGCGAACGTATTAAGTTGTTATACGAATTATTACCGCAAATGGATGACGAGAGAGTTGTAGCTATTTATCTGCGCTTCTGGGAATCGCTAACAATTGCTGAGATTGCGAAGACGCTTGGCAAATCATGGATATATACAAATGAATTAATTGAGAGTTCACTTTTGAAGCTTCGTGGGGAAATTCAAAAGATTAATAAACAAGTGCAACTTACCGTTGCTTAAAAAGGGGTTAGTATGAATACAGTTACAGAAACAAACAAGTTTACGCGCTTTCAGGTCTTTATCGGTGACGTAGACGTAAGTGGAAGCGTTAAGAAAATTAAGAATGTCGGAATGTCTTACCTTGGCGAAGGTCAGAGTATTTTTTCTCTTCGATTATGGTCGCTATCGTGGGAACGATATTTTGTGCTTCCGGATAAAAAGAATCCATCGAAGTACGTAATTATGACTCGTGAACCATCAAAGAATCCCGAATCGAAGAATAAGTATTACTGGAACATCGTAGGTAACGCCACTACCGATACAAAAAACGGAGTCATGCGATTAGATTTCGATTTGTTGCTAAAGCCGATCTACATGAATCTGTATCCGGAACCATACGCCCAGGCGAAAAATGTTCCGGAACCAGATCGATTAGACGAAGCCGTTTAATATGAAATCAATTGGCTGAATAGTTGAGTCTCTAGATTACACAGGAGTAC of the Bdellovibrionales bacterium genome contains:
- a CDS encoding helix-turn-helix transcriptional regulator, with amino-acid sequence MNEQRKTIASKIRELRKSKKLTQEDLAKKAHLERSVIAKIEGCVREISAIELAKIAQVFRVNMNALIYRVPVFAGDVEESIVEALGLLPNSKKKRVIDILKADLFIKVKKSKGEVKKKYRELKRNLSELQIED
- a CDS encoding cation transporter, which encodes MKKSIFEVPKMDCPSEENMIRLALRAVAGIENSKFDLVERKVTIIHGNDASLILNAIEPLGFGARLSTTEELSKEQFEDINATVQTLEENPAEARVLKQLLAINFTMFVAEIIIGWLAQSTGVIADAMDMFADSAVYGVSLYAVGRALSTQYKAARLSGYLQGALALFALFEVVRRFIFGSEPWAQYMMVISLIALIANVTCLFLISKHRGGGIHMKASWIFSTNDVIANLGVISAGAMVYFFKSPIPDLIVGFIISIVVVRGAWVILKISKVPT